The Candidatus Pantoea soli genome window below encodes:
- the sufB gene encoding Fe-S cluster assembly protein SufB produces MSRHSEASDDVQTWEGSLNYKEGFFTQLQTDELAHGINEDVVRAISAKRNEPEWMLEFRLKAFRAWLEMEEPHWLKAHYDKLDYQDYSYYSAPSCGNCDDSCASEPGATQASGSVASSEYLTKEVEDAFNQLGVPVREGKEVAVDAIFDSVSVSTTYRDKLAEQGIIFCSFGEAIHDHPELVQKYLGTVVPHNDNFFAALNSAVASDGTFVYIPKGVRCPMELSTYFRINAAKTGQFERTILIADEDSYVSYIEGCSAPVRDTYQLHAAVVEVIIHKNAEVKYSTVQNWFPGGEGEGGILNFVTKRALCEGDHSKMSWTQSETGSAITWKYPSCILRGDHSVGEFYSVALTSGRQQADTGTKMIHIGKNTRSTIISKGISAGKSQNTYRGLVKIMPTATNARNFTQCDSMLIGPDCGAHTFPYVETRNNSAQLEHEATTSRIGEDQMFYCLQRGISEEDAISMIVNGFCKDVFSELPLEFAVEAQKLLAISLEHSVG; encoded by the coding sequence ATGTCACGACACAGCGAAGCATCTGACGATGTACAAACCTGGGAAGGCAGCCTGAACTACAAAGAAGGCTTCTTCACCCAGCTGCAAACCGACGAACTGGCACACGGCATCAATGAAGATGTGGTGCGCGCCATTTCGGCCAAACGTAACGAACCGGAGTGGATGCTGGAATTCCGCCTCAAGGCCTTCCGTGCCTGGCTGGAGATGGAAGAGCCACACTGGCTGAAAGCGCATTACGACAAGCTCGATTATCAGGATTACAGTTACTACTCTGCGCCATCCTGCGGTAACTGCGACGACAGCTGCGCCTCCGAACCGGGTGCCACTCAGGCTTCCGGCAGCGTCGCGTCCAGCGAATACCTGACGAAAGAAGTCGAAGATGCCTTTAATCAGCTGGGCGTACCGGTGCGCGAAGGGAAAGAAGTTGCGGTTGACGCGATTTTTGACTCCGTCTCCGTCTCCACTACCTATCGTGACAAACTGGCAGAGCAGGGCATTATTTTCTGCTCTTTCGGCGAAGCCATTCACGATCATCCGGAGCTGGTGCAGAAGTATCTGGGCACCGTTGTGCCGCATAACGATAACTTCTTTGCGGCGCTGAACTCGGCGGTGGCCTCTGACGGTACCTTCGTCTACATCCCGAAAGGCGTGCGTTGCCCGATGGAGCTGTCGACCTATTTCCGCATCAACGCGGCCAAAACCGGTCAGTTCGAACGCACCATCCTGATTGCCGATGAAGACAGCTACGTCAGCTACATCGAAGGCTGCTCCGCGCCGGTGCGTGACACCTATCAGCTGCACGCTGCTGTGGTGGAAGTGATCATTCACAAGAACGCTGAAGTGAAATACTCCACCGTTCAGAACTGGTTCCCGGGCGGCGAAGGTGAAGGCGGTATTCTGAACTTCGTGACCAAGCGCGCCCTGTGCGAAGGTGACCACAGCAAGATGTCGTGGACCCAGTCTGAAACCGGTTCAGCCATCACCTGGAAGTACCCAAGCTGTATTCTGCGCGGTGACCATTCTGTCGGTGAGTTTTACTCTGTGGCGCTGACCAGTGGCCGTCAGCAGGCGGATACCGGCACCAAGATGATCCACATTGGTAAAAACACCCGGTCGACCATCATTTCTAAAGGGATCTCGGCCGGTAAGAGCCAGAACACCTACCGCGGGCTGGTGAAAATTATGCCGACGGCAACGAACGCACGTAACTTTACCCAGTGCGATTCCATGCTGATTGGCCCGGATTGTGGTGCGCATACGTTCCCGTATGTCGAAACCCGCAACAACAGCGCTCAGCTGGAGCACGAAGCCACCACGTCGCGTATCGGTGAAGATCAGATGTTCTACTGCCTGCAGCGCGGCATCAGCGAAGAAGATGCGATCTCCATGATCGTGAATGGCTTCTGTAAAGACGTTTTCTCCGAGCTGCCACTGGAATTCGCCGTGGAAGCGCAAAAACTGTTAGCCATCAGCCTTGAGCACAGTGTCGGCTGA
- the sufC gene encoding Fe-S cluster assembly ATPase SufC: protein MLSIKDLQVSVEDKEILRGLNLEVKPGEVHAIMGPNGSGKSTLSATLAGREDYEITGGSVTFKGKDLLALEPEERAGEGIFMAFQYPVEIPGVSNQFFLQTSVNAVRKYREQEELDRFDFQDFIEDKIKLLKMPEDLLTRSVNVGFSGGEKKRNDILQMAALEPELCILDETDSGLDIDALKIVSEGVNSLRDGKRSFIIVTHYQRILDYIKPDHVHVLYQGKIVKSGDFTLVKQLEEQGYGWLTDQE from the coding sequence ATGTTAAGCATTAAAGATTTACAGGTTAGCGTTGAAGACAAAGAGATTTTGCGCGGTCTGAACCTTGAAGTGAAGCCGGGCGAAGTGCATGCCATCATGGGACCTAACGGTTCCGGCAAAAGCACCCTGTCTGCCACGCTGGCTGGCCGTGAAGATTATGAAATCACCGGCGGTTCCGTGACCTTCAAAGGCAAAGATCTGCTGGCGCTGGAGCCGGAAGAGCGTGCCGGTGAAGGCATCTTCATGGCATTCCAGTATCCGGTTGAAATTCCGGGCGTCAGCAACCAGTTTTTCCTGCAGACTTCAGTCAACGCGGTACGCAAATACCGTGAGCAGGAAGAGCTGGATCGTTTTGATTTCCAGGACTTCATTGAAGACAAGATCAAACTGCTGAAAATGCCGGAAGATTTGCTGACCCGTTCCGTGAACGTCGGCTTCTCCGGCGGTGAAAAAAAGCGTAACGACATTCTGCAGATGGCGGCACTGGAGCCAGAGCTGTGTATCCTTGATGAAACCGATTCCGGTCTGGATATCGATGCCCTGAAGATTGTCTCGGAAGGCGTTAACAGCCTGCGCGATGGCAAACGTTCGTTCATCATCGTCACGCACTATCAGCGTATCCTTGATTACATCAAGCCGGATCACGTGCACGTGCTGTATCAGGGCAAAATCGTGAAGTCTGGCGACTTTACGCTGGTGAAACAGCTGGAGGAGCAAGGCTATGGCTGGCTTACCGACCAGGAGTGA
- the sufD gene encoding Fe-S cluster assembly protein SufD has translation MAGLPTRSDNALQQWHHLFESRGDARSLQAQQHWQQLMRLGLPTRKHEHWKYTSLDSLLAQQFVLPDAHSVSAEQIAQLALPLDAIRLVFVDGRFQPELSARDTELFEVQHSRAAERRPLPAPVQPEVFLHLTESLAEEVTSIRLPRGKAAARPLYLLHVTSGKADALNTVHHRHHLELEQSAEAQVIEHYVSLDATAHFTGARFTFSVADNARLQHIKLAFEDSRSYHFAHNDIVIGRDAQVSSNSFLLGAGLSRHNTSVQLNGENTQLSLNSLVLPVGAEVADTRSYLEHNKGYCLSRQLHKTISREKGRSVFNGHIKVAQHALKTDGQMTNNNLLLGRLAEVDTKPQLEIYADDVKCSHGATIGRIDDEQMFYLRSRGIAEDAAQQMIIHAFAAELTEALEDETLRAAVLQRITDRFPGVAS, from the coding sequence ATGGCTGGCTTACCGACCAGGAGTGATAACGCGCTGCAGCAGTGGCATCACCTGTTTGAATCGCGCGGTGATGCGCGTTCCCTGCAGGCGCAGCAGCACTGGCAGCAACTGATGCGTCTCGGCCTGCCTACGCGCAAGCACGAGCACTGGAAATACACCTCGCTGGACAGCCTGCTGGCACAGCAGTTCGTACTGCCGGACGCGCACAGCGTCAGCGCTGAACAGATCGCGCAGCTGGCGCTGCCGCTGGATGCCATTCGTCTGGTGTTTGTTGACGGTCGCTTCCAGCCGGAGCTGAGCGCACGCGACACCGAACTGTTTGAGGTGCAGCACAGCCGGGCCGCAGAGCGTCGTCCGCTGCCGGCACCGGTTCAGCCGGAAGTGTTTCTGCACCTGACAGAGAGCCTGGCAGAAGAGGTGACGTCCATTCGCCTGCCGCGCGGCAAAGCGGCTGCCCGTCCGCTCTATCTGCTGCACGTTACCAGTGGCAAGGCGGATGCGCTGAATACCGTGCATCACCGTCACCATCTGGAGCTGGAGCAGAGCGCAGAAGCACAGGTGATTGAACATTACGTCAGCCTGGATGCCACGGCGCACTTCACCGGCGCGCGCTTCACCTTCAGCGTGGCGGATAACGCCCGGCTGCAGCATATTAAGCTGGCGTTTGAAGACAGCCGCAGCTACCACTTTGCGCATAACGACATCGTGATTGGTCGTGATGCCCAAGTCAGCAGCAACAGCTTCCTGCTGGGTGCCGGTCTGTCGCGTCACAACACCAGCGTTCAGCTCAACGGTGAAAACACCCAGCTGTCGCTGAACAGTCTGGTTCTGCCGGTGGGGGCTGAAGTTGCGGATACCCGTAGCTATCTGGAGCATAACAAAGGCTACTGCCTGAGCCGTCAGCTGCATAAAACCATTTCGCGCGAAAAGGGCCGCTCCGTCTTCAACGGTCACATCAAAGTGGCGCAGCATGCGCTGAAAACCGATGGACAGATGACCAATAACAACCTGTTACTGGGGCGTCTGGCGGAAGTGGACACCAAGCCACAGCTGGAAATCTATGCGGATGATGTGAAGTGCAGCCACGGTGCGACCATTGGCCGTATCGATGACGAACAGATGTTCTATCTGCGCTCACGCGGCATCGCGGAAGACGCTGCCCAGCAGATGATCATCCACGCATTTGCCGCTGAACTGACGGAAGCGCTGGAGGATGAAACCCTGCGCGCCGCGGTCTTGCAGCGTATCACTGACCGTTTCCCCGGAGTTGCGTCATGA
- the sufS gene encoding cysteine desulfurase SufS produces the protein MSFDPARVRAEFPILSREVNGHPLAYLDSAASAQRPLAVINAESHFYQHGYAAVHRGIHSLSAQATTDMENVRAQAARFLNAPSAEEIIFVKGTTEGINLVANSWGGSQLQPGDNLIITEMEHHANIVPWQMVAERTGAEIRVLPLNDNGELATEQLAGLIDSRTRLLAVTHVSNVLGTVNPVKALVAQAKAAGVLTLIDGAQAVMHHAVDVQDIGCDFYVFSGHKIYGPTGTGVLYARKALQEIMPPWEGGGSMIAQVSLPTGTTWNTTPWRFEAGTPNTGGIIGLGAALTWISELGLDAIHQRETQLMRYALDKLASVPDIHIYGPAERSGVIAFNLGKHHAFDVGSFLDQYGIAIRTGHHCAMPLMRHYAVPAMCRASFALYNTEEEADRLATGLTRIHRLLGG, from the coding sequence ATGAGTTTTGATCCCGCACGAGTCAGAGCGGAGTTTCCGATTCTGAGTCGTGAGGTCAACGGACATCCGCTGGCCTACCTCGACAGCGCGGCCAGCGCACAGCGTCCGCTCGCCGTGATCAATGCGGAAAGTCACTTCTACCAGCACGGCTACGCCGCCGTGCACCGCGGTATTCACTCGCTGAGTGCCCAGGCCACCACAGACATGGAAAACGTGCGCGCGCAGGCGGCGCGTTTTCTCAATGCGCCGTCTGCCGAAGAGATTATCTTTGTCAAAGGCACGACCGAAGGCATTAACCTGGTGGCTAATAGCTGGGGCGGCAGCCAGCTGCAGCCCGGCGATAACCTGATCATCACTGAAATGGAGCATCACGCCAACATCGTGCCATGGCAGATGGTGGCAGAGCGCACCGGTGCGGAAATTCGCGTACTGCCGCTGAATGATAACGGTGAGCTGGCAACGGAACAGCTGGCGGGGCTGATCGACAGCCGTACCCGGCTGCTGGCGGTTACCCATGTCTCCAACGTACTGGGCACCGTGAACCCGGTTAAAGCGCTGGTGGCGCAGGCGAAAGCCGCTGGCGTGCTGACGCTGATCGACGGTGCGCAGGCGGTGATGCACCACGCAGTGGATGTACAGGATATTGGCTGTGATTTTTATGTCTTTTCCGGACATAAAATTTACGGTCCTACCGGCACTGGCGTGCTTTACGCGCGCAAGGCGCTGCAGGAGATCATGCCGCCCTGGGAAGGCGGGGGGTCAATGATTGCCCAGGTTAGCCTGCCGACCGGGACCACCTGGAACACGACGCCGTGGCGTTTTGAAGCCGGTACGCCGAATACCGGTGGCATCATCGGCCTGGGGGCCGCGCTGACGTGGATCAGTGAGCTGGGACTCGACGCTATTCACCAGCGTGAAACGCAGCTGATGCGTTATGCGCTGGATAAGCTGGCCTCGGTGCCGGATATCCACATTTACGGACCGGCTGAGCGCAGCGGCGTCATTGCCTTCAACCTCGGCAAACACCACGCCTTTGACGTGGGCAGCTTCCTCGACCAGTACGGTATCGCCATTCGCACCGGCCATCACTGCGCGATGCCGCTGATGCGCCATTACGCCGTACCGGCAATGTGCCGCGCCTCATTCGCGCTGTATAACACCGAAGAGGAAGCCGATCGCCTGGCGACCGGTCTGACGCGTATTCACCGCCTGTTAGGCGGCTGA
- the sufE gene encoding cysteine desulfuration protein SufE, translated as MANLPDKEKLVRNFNRCANWEEKYLYIIELGAKLPESSESLHQPEHVISGCQSQVWIRMTPQADGTIAFEGDSDAAIVKGLIAVVFSLYQGLKASDILALDVGHWFGELALTQHLTPSRSQGLEAMIRAIRHNAQALS; from the coding sequence ATGGCAAATTTGCCGGATAAAGAGAAACTGGTCCGCAACTTTAACCGTTGCGCCAACTGGGAAGAGAAGTATCTCTACATCATTGAACTCGGGGCAAAATTACCAGAATCCTCTGAAAGCTTACACCAGCCGGAACACGTGATTTCCGGCTGTCAAAGCCAAGTCTGGATCCGGATGACGCCCCAGGCTGACGGCACCATCGCCTTTGAAGGCGACAGTGATGCAGCCATTGTTAAGGGCTTGATTGCTGTGGTATTTAGCCTGTATCAGGGGCTGAAAGCCAGCGACATTCTGGCGCTTGATGTAGGACACTGGTTCGGTGAGCTGGCCCTGACCCAGCACCTCACCCCCTCGCGTTCGCAGGGGCTGGAAGCGATGATTCGCGCAATCCGCCATAACGCTCAGGCGCTCAGCTAA
- a CDS encoding L,D-transpeptidase family protein yields the protein MRPALRLAGAVLLSCIGLSAPAFATEYPLPADNSRLIGENTLTTVPDDKRPLESIAARYKIGLLGMLEANPGVDPWLPKAGTQLTVPLQMLLPDAPREGIVVNLAELRLYYYPKGEQRVVVYPIGIGQLGAATPSMVTSISQKIPNPTWTPTVNIRKRYAKEGITLPGVVPAGPDNPMGLFALRLARGTGQYLIHGTNADFGIGMRVSSGCIRLRPDDIEALFNSVPKGTRVQIVNQPVKYAVEPDGKRYIEVHQPLSRTEKDDPQTMPIPLTAQLKSFMKSPKSDTALIKAAIERRSGMPVLVSSGEPVSDENALPFQQPVQPSGETAGDRAGVTQAVAQP from the coding sequence ATGAGACCCGCGTTACGTTTAGCCGGTGCAGTGCTGTTGTCCTGTATCGGACTGTCTGCACCCGCCTTTGCCACGGAATACCCCCTGCCAGCCGATAACAGCCGTTTAATCGGTGAAAACACGCTGACGACTGTCCCTGATGATAAACGCCCGCTGGAGAGCATTGCCGCGCGCTACAAGATTGGCCTGCTTGGTATGCTGGAAGCCAACCCCGGCGTTGACCCGTGGCTGCCCAAAGCCGGCACGCAGTTAACCGTGCCGCTGCAAATGCTGCTACCGGATGCGCCACGCGAAGGTATCGTGGTGAATCTGGCAGAACTCCGCCTCTATTACTACCCCAAAGGGGAGCAGCGCGTGGTGGTGTACCCGATTGGGATTGGCCAGCTTGGCGCAGCGACGCCCAGCATGGTGACCAGCATCAGCCAGAAGATCCCGAATCCGACGTGGACGCCCACGGTGAACATCCGCAAGCGTTACGCGAAAGAGGGCATAACGCTGCCGGGCGTGGTGCCGGCAGGCCCGGATAATCCGATGGGGCTGTTTGCGCTGCGTCTGGCACGTGGCACCGGACAATACCTGATTCATGGCACCAATGCTGATTTCGGGATTGGCATGCGCGTCAGCTCGGGCTGTATCCGCCTGCGTCCGGATGACATTGAAGCGCTGTTTAATAGCGTGCCGAAGGGCACCCGCGTGCAGATAGTAAATCAGCCTGTCAAGTATGCGGTGGAGCCGGACGGCAAACGCTATATCGAAGTCCATCAGCCGCTGTCGCGCACCGAGAAAGACGATCCGCAAACCATGCCGATCCCGCTGACCGCACAGCTGAAAAGCTTTATGAAGAGTCCGAAGAGCGATACGGCACTGATCAAAGCGGCCATTGAGCGGCGCTCGGGGATGCCGGTACTGGTGAGCAGCGGGGAGCCGGTCAGCGATGAAAACGCGCTGCCGTTTCAGCAGCCGGTGCAGCCGTCAGGAGAAACGGCGGGCGATCGGGCAGGCGTGACGCAGGCCGTCGCACAACCCTGA
- a CDS encoding major outer membrane lipoprotein, with product MNRTKLVLGAVILGSTLLAGCSSNAKIDQLSSDVQTLNAKVDQLSNDVNAMRSDVQAAKDDAARANQRLDNQAHSYRK from the coding sequence ATGAATCGTACTAAACTGGTACTGGGCGCGGTAATCCTGGGTTCAACTCTGCTGGCTGGTTGCTCAAGCAACGCTAAAATCGACCAGCTGTCTTCAGACGTTCAGACTCTGAACGCAAAAGTTGACCAGCTGAGCAACGACGTGAACGCAATGCGTTCTGACGTTCAGGCTGCTAAAGACGACGCAGCTCGCGCTAACCAGCGTCTGGACAACCAGGCTCACTCTTACCGTAAGTAA
- the pykF gene encoding pyruvate kinase PykF: MKKTKIVCTIGPKTESEEMLTQLLEAGMNVMRLNFSHGDYAEHGQRIKNMRAVMEKTGRQAAILLDTKGPEIRTMKLEGGNDVSLKAGQTFTFTTDQSVIGNNERVAVTYAGFTEDLKIGNTVLVDDGLIGMQVTEVTENTVVCQVLNNGDLGENKGVNLPGVSIQLPALAEKDKRDLIFGCEQGVDFVAASFIRKRSDVLEIREHLKAHGGEHIQIISKIENQEGLNNFDEILEASDGIMVARGDLGVEIPVEEVIFAQKMMIKKCNKARKVVITATQMLDSMIKNPRPTRAEAGDVANAILDGTDAVMLSGESAKGKYPLESVTIMATICERTDRVMKSRIDELKDSRKLRITEAVCRGAVETAEKLEAPLIVVATEGGKSAKSVRKYFPDATILALTTNQTTARQLILTKGVETRLVSEIASTDDFYRIGKEMALESGYAQKGDVVVMVSGALVPSGTTNTASVHVL, translated from the coding sequence ATGAAAAAGACCAAGATCGTTTGTACTATCGGTCCGAAAACCGAATCCGAAGAGATGCTGACTCAACTGCTGGAAGCGGGCATGAATGTCATGCGCCTGAACTTCTCTCACGGGGATTATGCCGAACATGGTCAGCGCATCAAAAACATGCGTGCCGTCATGGAAAAAACCGGCCGTCAGGCCGCGATTCTGCTGGACACCAAAGGCCCGGAAATCCGCACCATGAAGCTGGAAGGTGGCAATGACGTTTCGCTGAAAGCCGGCCAGACCTTTACTTTCACCACCGATCAGTCCGTTATCGGTAATAACGAACGCGTTGCCGTGACCTATGCCGGTTTCACTGAAGACCTGAAAATCGGTAACACCGTGCTGGTGGACGATGGCCTGATTGGTATGCAGGTCACCGAAGTGACCGAAAACACTGTGGTGTGCCAGGTGCTTAACAATGGCGATCTGGGCGAGAACAAAGGCGTTAACCTGCCGGGCGTCTCCATTCAGCTGCCTGCACTGGCGGAAAAAGACAAACGCGACCTGATCTTCGGCTGTGAACAGGGCGTGGATTTTGTGGCGGCATCCTTTATCCGTAAGCGTTCTGACGTGCTGGAAATTCGTGAGCACCTGAAAGCGCACGGCGGCGAGCACATCCAGATCATCTCTAAAATCGAAAACCAGGAAGGCCTGAATAACTTCGACGAGATTCTTGAAGCCTCGGATGGCATCATGGTGGCGCGCGGCGATCTCGGCGTAGAGATCCCGGTTGAAGAAGTGATCTTCGCGCAGAAGATGATGATCAAGAAGTGTAATAAAGCCCGCAAAGTGGTGATCACCGCCACGCAGATGCTGGACTCGATGATCAAGAACCCGCGCCCTACCCGCGCAGAAGCCGGCGACGTGGCGAACGCCATCCTCGATGGCACCGATGCGGTGATGCTTTCCGGTGAGAGTGCGAAGGGTAAATATCCGCTGGAATCGGTCACTATCATGGCGACCATCTGTGAGCGTACTGACCGCGTGATGAAATCGCGCATTGACGAACTGAAAGATTCGCGCAAACTGCGCATCACCGAAGCTGTCTGCCGCGGTGCGGTTGAGACCGCTGAGAAACTGGAAGCGCCGCTGATTGTTGTGGCGACCGAAGGCGGGAAATCCGCGAAATCGGTCCGTAAATACTTCCCGGATGCCACCATTCTGGCACTCACCACCAACCAGACCACCGCACGTCAGCTGATCCTGACCAAAGGCGTGGAGACGCGTCTGGTGTCGGAAATTGCCTCGACCGACGACTTCTACCGCATCGGTAAAGAGATGGCGCTGGAGAGCGGTTATGCGCAGAAAGGCGATGTGGTGGTGATGGTTTCCGGTGCGCTGGTACCGAGCGGAACCACCAATACGGCCTCCGTCCACGTACTCTGA
- a CDS encoding MATE family efflux transporter: MQKYLTEARQLLALAIPVILAQVAQTAMGFVDTIMAGAVSATDMAAVAVGTSIWLPAILFGHGLLLALTPTVAQLNGSGRRDRIAEQVRQGYWLALAVAVLIMLVLWNAGYLIHAMHDIDAQLAVKAEGYLHALLWGAPGYLFFQVARNQCDGLSKTKPAMLLGFLGLLVNIPLNYVFIYGHFGMPALGGVGCGVATASVYWVMFVVMRFWLKRMPAMRDIRMQTGWSAPSRAILTRLFTLGLPVALALFFEVTLFAVVALLVSPLGIVKVAGHQIALNFSSLMFVLPLSLGVATTIRVGYRLGEGSAEQARVAAWAGQGVGISMAAITALFTVTFRHDIAALYTSNPEVITLAAQLMLLAAIYQFSDSIQVIGSGILRGYKDTRSIFFITLIAYWVLGLPVGYILALTDWVVPALGPAGFWCGFIVGLTSAAVMMLWRIRRLQRLPAQVILARAAR, translated from the coding sequence GTGCAGAAGTATTTAACAGAAGCGCGTCAATTGCTGGCCCTCGCGATCCCGGTCATCCTTGCTCAGGTGGCGCAGACCGCGATGGGATTTGTGGATACCATAATGGCCGGTGCGGTAAGCGCCACGGATATGGCCGCCGTTGCTGTCGGCACCTCTATCTGGCTTCCCGCCATTCTGTTTGGTCATGGTCTGCTACTGGCTTTGACGCCAACCGTTGCGCAACTCAACGGTTCCGGACGCCGCGATCGCATCGCAGAACAGGTACGCCAGGGTTACTGGCTGGCCCTGGCGGTGGCCGTGCTAATAATGCTGGTGCTGTGGAACGCCGGCTACCTGATTCACGCCATGCATGACATTGATGCGCAGCTGGCAGTCAAGGCAGAGGGATATCTGCACGCCCTGCTGTGGGGTGCCCCTGGGTATCTGTTTTTCCAGGTCGCGCGGAACCAGTGCGATGGCCTGTCCAAAACCAAACCCGCGATGCTGCTGGGATTCCTTGGGCTGCTGGTGAACATTCCGCTTAACTATGTGTTTATCTATGGCCACTTTGGCATGCCGGCGCTGGGCGGCGTCGGCTGCGGCGTTGCCACGGCATCCGTCTACTGGGTGATGTTTGTGGTGATGCGTTTCTGGCTGAAACGCATGCCGGCGATGCGCGATATCCGCATGCAGACCGGCTGGTCTGCTCCGTCCCGGGCGATTCTGACGCGTCTGTTCACGCTCGGGCTGCCGGTGGCGCTGGCGCTGTTCTTTGAAGTGACATTATTTGCCGTGGTGGCGCTGCTGGTTTCCCCGCTGGGCATCGTCAAGGTGGCCGGCCATCAGATCGCCCTGAACTTCAGCTCGCTGATGTTTGTGCTGCCGCTGTCGCTGGGCGTAGCGACCACCATTCGCGTGGGCTACCGTCTTGGTGAGGGGTCGGCTGAGCAGGCGCGCGTTGCCGCCTGGGCTGGTCAGGGCGTGGGCATCAGCATGGCGGCAATCACCGCCCTGTTCACCGTCACCTTTCGCCATGATATTGCGGCGCTGTATACCAGCAATCCGGAGGTCATTACGCTGGCAGCACAGCTGATGCTGCTGGCGGCGATCTACCAGTTCTCCGATTCAATCCAGGTCATTGGCAGCGGCATTCTGCGTGGCTATAAAGATACCCGTTCGATCTTCTTTATTACGCTGATCGCTTACTGGGTGCTGGGTTTGCCGGTGGGCTATATCCTGGCGCTGACCGACTGGGTGGTACCGGCGCTCGGGCCGGCCGGTTTCTGGTGTGGCTTTATTGTTGGCCTGACCTCTGCGGCCGTCATGATGCTGTGGCGCATCCGCCGTTTGCAGCGTTTACCGGCGCAGGTGATCCTGGCGCGCGCTGCGCGCTAA
- a CDS encoding riboflavin synthase subunit alpha, whose protein sequence is MFTGIVQGTAEIVAIEEKELFRTHVVRLPEALLPGLALGASVAHNGCCLTVTAIDGDRVSFDLIKETLRITNLGELATGDVVNIERAAKFSDEIGGHLMSGHIMTTAEICKIIQSENNREIWFKLQDAAQMKYILHKGFVGIDGISLTVGDVTKSKFCVHLIPETLERTTLGAKKLGHRVNIEIDPHTQAIVDTVERVLAQRDAAAMMSQIQPDAAE, encoded by the coding sequence ATGTTTACGGGAATTGTGCAGGGCACAGCAGAAATTGTCGCCATTGAAGAAAAAGAGCTGTTTCGTACCCACGTAGTGCGTCTGCCGGAAGCGTTGCTGCCCGGTCTGGCACTGGGTGCTTCGGTCGCGCATAACGGCTGCTGCCTGACGGTCACCGCGATCGACGGCGATCGCGTCAGTTTTGATCTGATTAAAGAGACGCTGCGCATCACGAATCTTGGTGAATTAGCCACCGGCGATGTGGTGAATATTGAGCGCGCAGCGAAATTCAGCGATGAAATTGGTGGCCATCTGATGTCCGGCCATATTATGACCACGGCGGAAATCTGTAAAATTATCCAGTCGGAAAATAACCGTGAAATCTGGTTTAAATTACAGGACGCCGCGCAGATGAAATATATTCTGCACAAAGGGTTTGTCGGCATTGACGGCATCAGCCTGACGGTGGGCGATGTGACAAAAAGCAAATTCTGTGTGCATCTGATCCCGGAAACGCTGGAGCGCACCACGCTTGGCGCCAAAAAGCTGGGGCACCGCGTGAACATCGAAATCGATCCGCACACCCAGGCGATTGTCGATACCGTTGAGCGCGTGCTGGCTCAGCGCGATGCGGCGGCGATGATGTCACAGATTCAGCCGGATGCGGCGGAATAA